From the Teredinibacter turnerae T7901 genome, one window contains:
- the rluD gene encoding 23S rRNA pseudouridine(1911/1915/1917) synthase RluD codes for MPNNGSNDLPEPLSSADGPESNIVEAQVPFTAMDSRLDQVAAELFPEFSRARLQQWIKQGRLTVNGEPAKPKLKLAGGECLRLSVLEEPQGEWLPEPIPLDVVYEDEAILVLNKPAGLVVHPAAGNYTGTLLNGLIHHRQAQSLLPRAGIVHRLDKDTSGLMVVAKTTAAQNNLVAQLQARTVKREYEALAIGEVRSSGFVDAPIGRHPTNRTRMAVVSSGKPAVTHYTALARFDGFTHLRLQLETGRTHQIRVHMAHLGYPLVGDPVYGRRLPAKLLRENPDLVPLSSLPRQALHAVQLGLQHPASGEYLQWQVPLAEDINNLLLLLRAYAR; via the coding sequence ATGCCAAATAACGGGTCTAACGACCTTCCTGAACCCCTGTCGTCTGCGGATGGGCCAGAGTCAAACATTGTCGAGGCGCAAGTGCCATTCACTGCTATGGACAGTCGGTTGGATCAGGTCGCCGCTGAATTGTTCCCGGAATTTTCCCGTGCCCGTTTACAGCAGTGGATCAAACAGGGGCGGCTTACCGTGAACGGTGAGCCAGCTAAACCTAAATTGAAGCTGGCTGGCGGCGAGTGCTTGCGCCTTAGTGTGCTGGAGGAGCCACAGGGCGAGTGGCTTCCGGAGCCAATTCCTCTCGATGTCGTTTATGAAGACGAGGCTATTCTCGTGCTCAACAAACCGGCTGGCTTGGTTGTACATCCCGCAGCGGGTAATTACACGGGTACCTTGTTAAACGGCCTTATTCATCATCGCCAGGCGCAATCGCTCCTGCCGCGAGCGGGAATTGTACATCGGCTGGACAAAGATACCTCCGGCCTAATGGTCGTCGCAAAAACCACCGCAGCGCAAAACAATCTCGTTGCACAGTTGCAGGCGCGTACCGTTAAGCGTGAGTACGAGGCGCTGGCTATTGGTGAAGTGCGAAGTTCCGGATTTGTCGATGCGCCTATCGGACGCCATCCAACTAATCGAACACGCATGGCGGTGGTTTCCTCTGGTAAACCCGCGGTGACCCATTACACGGCGCTTGCCCGCTTCGATGGGTTTACTCATTTGCGGTTGCAATTAGAAACTGGCCGTACCCACCAAATTCGGGTGCACATGGCGCATTTGGGCTACCCGCTGGTTGGTGACCCGGTTTATGGCCGCCGCCTGCCGGCTAAGCTTTTGCGGGAAAATCCTGATTTAGTACCGCTGTCGTCGCTTCCCCGCCAGGCTCTGCATGCGGTTCAACTTGGATTGCAGCACCCGGCTTCTGGCGAGTACCTGCAGTGGCAGGTGCCACTGGCCGAAGATATCAACAACCTGCTTTTACTGCTCAGAGCGTACGCTCGATGA